Within the Leptotrichia sp. oral taxon 498 genome, the region AAAACTATCGCTTTATCCATATGATTATTCCTCTCTTTTTCATATATACTTATTTTATTTTTATAACAAAATTTTATTAAAAAAATTAAATAAAAATACAATTTTTTTATTTTTTTGCAAAGGATGAAAAAATCATCCTTCGCTTTTTTATTTTAAATTATTTTTATCTCATTTTCAAAATTAAAAATGTAATTAGACAAGTCATAATTGAAACTATCCAAAATCTTATCGTAACTTTCGTTTCAGGAAGTCCCAATAATTCAAAGTGATGATGAATTGGCGCCATTTTAAACACTCTTTTTCCAAAAGTTTTGTAGTGCCAAACTTGAATCATAACGGACAACGCTTCCACAATAAATATAAATCCTGCAATTGGAAGCAGCAATTCCTGCTTTAAGAAAATAACTACTATTCCTAATATCCCTCCAAGAGTAAGTGAACCAGTATCTCCCATAAACACTTGCGCTGGATAAAAATTAAACCACAAAAATCCAGTTAGAGCTCCGACAATCGAAGCGAGATACACACAAATCTCTGCAGACTCTCTGACATAATTCAAATTTAAATATTTTGCATATTCATAATGCCCTGTTAAATATGTAATTATAAATAATGTTATACTTACAACAATTATAGGTCCACTCACTAATCCATCAAGTCCATCTGTCAAATTTACCGCATTTGATGAACCTATTATGACAAAACCCATAAATACGAAAAATAAAATCGGCGTTATGTACAAATATGAATTTTTAATTATTGGATTTACTATTGAAAAATCAATTGTTTTATTAATCATTCCAAACTTATAAATAAACCAAAAAGTTATTGCAGTTATAATAAGTTGTCCCACAATTTTCTTTTTTCCTGAAAGTCCATTTTTATGTCGCGTCAATTTCAAGTAATCATCATAAAACCCAATTGTTGTAAATAGTATTGTTATAAAAAACAAAAATATTATAAATTTATTTTCATAATTTCCAGCAATTAATGTCGCAAAAAGTATAGCTCCTATTATTAAAATTCCACCCATCGTAGGTGTCCCAGATTTATCAAAATGAGATTTTGGTCCTTCCTCTCTCGCTGTATCCCCATACTTTTTCTTTTTCAGCCAAGCGATAAACGGCTTTCCAAACATAAGCATAAACAAAAATGCCACGGCAAATGCCACAGAAGATCTAACTATAATAGATTTAAAAATTCTCAGTGTTCCAAAATTGTTTATGAATAACTTTTGCAATAAATATAACATTATTTTTTTAGAATTTTAAAAATTCTATCTCCTTTCTATTCTTCTATAATTTCTTCCAGTTTTATTCCTCTCGAAGCCTTCAATAAAACAACTTTCTTTCCTTCAATTCCCTTTATTTTTTCCTTTATTTCAGTTTTTTTCTCAAAATAAATAACTTCTTTATTTTGTAAACTTTCTTTTTCAATCCTGTCAAAAAGACTTTTAATTCGCTCACCAAACAAATAAATCGAGTCAAATTTCACATTTTTTAAGACATCATAAATATCTGCGTGATATTTAAGCTCATTTTCTCCTAATTCCAACATATCGCCTAAAACTATAATTTTTTTTATGTTTCTTTCGTTATAAATTTTTGAGAATGTTTCAAGTGATTTTTCTATAGAACTAGGACTTGCATTATAAGCATCATTTATATAAGTTAAATCCCCTTTTTCAATTATTTGAAATCTCATATCAGTCAAACTTATATTTTTTATGGCATCTTCAATCACTTTATCTTCAATTCCAAACTGTTTTACAACCGCTATTGCCATTGTCAAATTTAAAACATTATGCTCTCCCAAAACATTTGTTTCATAATTTCTCGTTACATTTTTTTTACAGATTTTTCCAAAATATTTCAATATAAATCTCGTTTTATTTTTATCAAATTCAATATCTCCATAATAAAAATTTTCCGAATCTTCTAAAAAGTCGTTTTTTTGTAGATTTAGCGCTTTTACGACTTTTATTTTTTCGGATTTTATATTTTTTAGATATTTGTCATCTCCGTTTACAATCAGTGCCTCTTTTATATACGGTAAAATTTCCGTTTTAGCACGAAAAACATTTTCTTTTGTTTTTAAAAATTCAAGATGTGATTCTCCGATATTTGTTATGACGTTTATATCGGGATTTGCAATTTGTCCAAGTAAGTCAATTTCCCCAAAATCACTCATTCCCATTTCCAAAATAATAAATTTATCATCCGTCTCGCTCCGAAGTAAAGTAAAAGGCAATCCAATATGATTATTGTAATTTCCCAGCGTCTTTTTCCCTTTATACTTTTGAGACAAAATATGATAAATCATGTCTTTAACCGTAGTTTTCCCGTTGCTTCCTGTAATTCCTATCACTTTTATATTAAGGCTGTCACACCACTTTTTTGCAAACTTCTGTAAAAATTTTACGCTGTCATGCACAAAAAAAGCCTTTTTTTCAAAGCCCCCGTCTATTTCTATATCCGAATTATCATAAACTACAAAAGCACCTTTATTAAGCGCTTCATTTACAAAATTATTTCCACCTCTTATCGCAACAAATAAATCTTTATCTTTAATTTTTTTCGAGTTCATTTCGACATTGTCAAAATCAATTATTTCCCTGTCAAACTCTATATTCTCTTCCTTTAAAAGAGCAGCAAAGACATCACTTTTTTTCATAATTCGTTCTCCATATTTTAACTTAGTATTTCTCTGTAGGATTATATCACTAGATAACCATTTTTTCAATATATTTTTAAAATTAATTTTAATTTAATAGAATTTTTAGTTTTTAATCACTAGCTTCATAAAAATTTTCTAAAATTAACAAAATTTCCCTGCCATATTCCTTTGTCTTTTTTTCTCCCATACCTTTTATTTTTGAAAGTTCCAAAGAATTTTTAGGTCTAGCC harbors:
- a CDS encoding UDP-N-acetylmuramoyl-tripeptide--D-alanyl-D-alanine ligase, with translation MKKSDVFAALLKEENIEFDREIIDFDNVEMNSKKIKDKDLFVAIRGGNNFVNEALNKGAFVVYDNSDIEIDGGFEKKAFFVHDSVKFLQKFAKKWCDSLNIKVIGITGSNGKTTVKDMIYHILSQKYKGKKTLGNYNNHIGLPFTLLRSETDDKFIILEMGMSDFGEIDLLGQIANPDINVITNIGESHLEFLKTKENVFRAKTEILPYIKEALIVNGDDKYLKNIKSEKIKVVKALNLQKNDFLEDSENFYYGDIEFDKNKTRFILKYFGKICKKNVTRNYETNVLGEHNVLNLTMAIAVVKQFGIEDKVIEDAIKNISLTDMRFQIIEKGDLTYINDAYNASPSSIEKSLETFSKIYNERNIKKIIVLGDMLELGENELKYHADIYDVLKNVKFDSIYLFGERIKSLFDRIEKESLQNKEVIYFEKKTEIKEKIKGIEGKKVVLLKASRGIKLEEIIEE
- the mraY gene encoding phospho-N-acetylmuramoyl-pentapeptide-transferase — encoded protein: MLYLLQKLFINNFGTLRIFKSIIVRSSVAFAVAFLFMLMFGKPFIAWLKKKKYGDTAREEGPKSHFDKSGTPTMGGILIIGAILFATLIAGNYENKFIIFLFFITILFTTIGFYDDYLKLTRHKNGLSGKKKIVGQLIITAITFWFIYKFGMINKTIDFSIVNPIIKNSYLYITPILFFVFMGFVIIGSSNAVNLTDGLDGLVSGPIIVVSITLFIITYLTGHYEYAKYLNLNYVRESAEICVYLASIVGALTGFLWFNFYPAQVFMGDTGSLTLGGILGIVVIFLKQELLLPIAGFIFIVEALSVMIQVWHYKTFGKRVFKMAPIHHHFELLGLPETKVTIRFWIVSIMTCLITFLILKMR